One Cervus canadensis isolate Bull #8, Minnesota chromosome 1, ASM1932006v1, whole genome shotgun sequence genomic window carries:
- the LOC122446380 gene encoding rRNA N6-adenosine-methyltransferase METTL5-like, with product MLYTIHNTYDDIENKVVADLGCGCGVLSIGTAMLGAGLCVGFDIDEDALEIFNRNVEEFELTNVDMVQCDVCSLSNRVPKSFDTEIMDPPFGTKNNKGTDMAFLKTALEMARTAVYSLHKSSTREHIQKKAAEWKVKIDIIAGGFCFIELR from the coding sequence ATGCTCTATACAATCCATAATACATATGATGACATTGAAAATAAAGTGGTTGCAGATCTAGGATGTGGCTGTGGAGTGCTTAGCATTGGAACTGCAATGCTAGGAGCAGGGTTGTGTGTTGGATTTGACATAGATGAAGATGCATTGGAAATATTTAATAGGAATGTAGAAGAGTTTGAGTTAACAAATGTAGATATGGTTCAATGTGATGTATGCTCATTATCTAACAGAGTGCCCAAATCATTTGATACAGAAATTATGGATCCTCCTTTTGGgaccaaaaataataaagggaCAGATATGGCATTTCTGAAGACTGCTTTGGAAATGGCGAGAACAGCAGTATATTCTCTACACAAATCCTCAACTAGAGAACATATTCAAAAGAAAGCTGCAGAGTGGAAGGTCAAGATAGATATTATTGCAGGTGGCTTTTGTTTTATAGAGCTGCGATAG